One genomic segment of Streptomyces sp. RerS4 includes these proteins:
- a CDS encoding sigma-70 family RNA polymerase sigma factor, with protein sequence MAKDVPPRWDRRMQQRLARGEAAALGELYDRFASLVHSLAHRVLGDETAADRITREVFGYIWENPDAYDPKQGSMRSWVARITQGQAVARLRQAELGRGSREELEQKVRSANAAARADYIVTSMPAPLRAALELAYFKRRDYRQAAADLKISEDEARRRLRLGLQLLSTANLLPREDNAPPGYGPSGYGTPR encoded by the coding sequence ATGGCGAAGGACGTTCCACCGCGCTGGGACCGTCGTATGCAGCAACGCCTCGCCCGCGGGGAGGCCGCCGCGCTCGGCGAGCTCTACGACCGGTTCGCATCCCTCGTCCACAGCCTCGCCCACCGGGTGTTGGGCGACGAGACGGCGGCGGACCGCATCACCCGCGAGGTCTTCGGCTACATCTGGGAGAACCCGGACGCCTACGACCCCAAGCAGGGCTCCATGCGCTCCTGGGTCGCCCGCATCACCCAGGGCCAGGCCGTCGCCCGCCTGCGCCAGGCCGAACTGGGCCGGGGCTCGCGCGAGGAACTCGAACAGAAGGTGCGCAGCGCCAACGCCGCCGCCCGCGCCGACTACATCGTCACCTCGATGCCCGCGCCCCTGCGGGCCGCCCTGGAACTGGCCTACTTCAAGCGGCGCGACTACCGCCAGGCCGCCGCCGACCTCAAGATCAGCGAGGACGAGGCGCGGCGCCGGCTGCGGCTCGGCCTCCAACTGCTGTCGACCGCCAATCTCCTGCCCCGGGAGGACAACGCGCCGCCCGGATACGGCCCCAGCGGATATGGAACGCCCCGATGA
- a CDS encoding DUF5701 family protein yields MPATPHALPPLAAQAEHLIELGVHELAAIPAEELRAFAEAAGGSRSDVLLAVHPDRAPASALAPLLRRGDKPGFVVVDMPDVDRFAPYGVELPDAPLYLVTGLDRGDHMANWSPEEALPALTKENRSPLLLTEGLHWVLQQPAALERNRCFMTIGSRLPKPNGDFDARTPAVWISNGTGRDGRERRDAPKVGWCWWGNRHTWLGFASATGRDAETT; encoded by the coding sequence GTGCCCGCCACCCCTCACGCCCTGCCCCCGCTCGCCGCCCAGGCGGAGCACCTGATCGAGCTCGGGGTGCACGAACTCGCAGCGATCCCCGCCGAGGAGCTGCGCGCCTTCGCCGAGGCCGCCGGCGGCTCCCGGAGCGACGTCCTGCTCGCGGTCCACCCGGACCGGGCCCCCGCCTCCGCCCTCGCGCCGCTGCTGCGCCGCGGCGACAAGCCCGGCTTCGTCGTCGTCGACATGCCCGACGTCGACCGCTTCGCCCCGTACGGCGTCGAACTGCCCGACGCCCCCCTCTACCTCGTCACCGGCCTCGACCGCGGCGACCACATGGCCAACTGGAGCCCGGAGGAGGCACTGCCCGCCCTCACGAAGGAGAACCGCAGCCCGCTGCTGCTCACCGAGGGCCTCCACTGGGTGCTCCAGCAGCCGGCCGCCCTGGAGCGCAACCGGTGCTTCATGACGATCGGCTCCCGACTGCCCAAGCCGAACGGCGACTTCGACGCCCGCACCCCGGCCGTCTGGATCAGCAACGGCACCGGGCGCGACGGCCGCGAACGGCGCGACGCCCCCAAGGTCGGCTGGTGCTGGTGGGGCAACCGCCACACCTGGCTGGGCTTCGCCTCCGCCACGGGCCGGGACGCGGAGACGACCTAG
- a CDS encoding EF-hand domain-containing protein — MDSAEYERKIAARFATFDQDGSGYIDREDFSTAARAVLTEFATAARSDKGQAVFNGAEAFWQGMAGIADVDGDQRVSREEFVTGAAKRLRDNPQRFAEIARPFLAAVIAVADEDGRGTTPEGAARVLRVLGTRPELARQVAEALDADGDGRITEDEILAAFAAYCGVEAPDA, encoded by the coding sequence ATGGACAGCGCAGAATACGAGCGCAAGATCGCCGCCCGATTCGCCACCTTCGACCAGGACGGGTCCGGCTATATCGACCGGGAGGACTTCAGTACGGCCGCGAGGGCCGTCCTGACCGAATTCGCCACCGCCGCACGGTCGGACAAGGGGCAGGCCGTCTTCAACGGCGCCGAGGCGTTCTGGCAGGGGATGGCCGGAATCGCCGACGTGGACGGGGACCAGCGGGTCTCCCGCGAGGAGTTCGTCACCGGCGCGGCGAAGCGGCTACGGGACAACCCGCAGCGGTTCGCGGAGATCGCCCGGCCGTTCCTCGCGGCCGTGATCGCGGTGGCGGACGAGGACGGCCGCGGCACCACCCCGGAAGGCGCGGCCCGTGTCCTGCGCGTGCTCGGCACACGACCCGAGTTGGCCCGGCAGGTCGCGGAGGCCCTCGACGCGGACGGCGACGGACGCATCACCGAGGACGAGATCCTGGCCGCCTTCGCCGCGTACTGCGGGGTCGAAGCCCCCGACGCGTAA
- the purU gene encoding formyltetrahydrofolate deformylase produces the protein MSDPHSEAKAQQQPQYVLTVSCPDKQGIVHAVSSYLFMTGCNIVDSQQFGDRETGLFFMRVHFEAEPAVTLEKLRASFAAIGDSFRMDWQIHRSDERMRIILMVSKFGHCLNDLLFRSSIGALPVEIAAVVSNHTDFAELVASYDIPFEHIPVTKDTKAEAERRLLELVREQNVELVVLARYMQVLSDTLCKELSGRIINIHHSFLPSFKGAKPYHQAHARGVKLIGATAHYVTADLDEGPIIEQEVERVGHEVTPDQLVAIGRDVECQALARAVKWHSEHRVLLNGARTVVFA, from the coding sequence ATGAGCGACCCGCACTCCGAGGCCAAGGCCCAGCAGCAGCCCCAGTACGTCCTGACCGTGTCCTGCCCCGACAAGCAGGGCATCGTGCACGCCGTGTCGAGCTACCTCTTCATGACCGGCTGCAACATCGTGGACAGCCAGCAGTTCGGAGACCGCGAGACCGGCCTGTTCTTCATGCGCGTGCACTTCGAGGCCGAGCCGGCCGTCACGCTGGAGAAGCTGCGCGCCAGCTTCGCCGCGATCGGCGACTCCTTCCGGATGGACTGGCAGATCCACCGCTCCGACGAGCGGATGCGGATCATCCTGATGGTGTCCAAGTTCGGGCACTGCCTCAACGACCTGCTGTTCCGCTCCTCGATCGGGGCCCTGCCGGTGGAGATCGCGGCGGTGGTCTCCAACCACACCGACTTCGCGGAGCTCGTCGCCTCGTACGACATCCCCTTCGAGCACATCCCGGTCACCAAGGACACGAAGGCGGAGGCCGAGCGGCGGCTGCTGGAGTTGGTGCGCGAGCAGAACGTCGAGCTCGTCGTCCTCGCGCGCTACATGCAGGTGCTCTCGGACACCCTGTGCAAGGAACTGAGCGGCCGGATCATCAACATCCACCACTCCTTCCTGCCGAGCTTCAAGGGCGCCAAGCCGTACCACCAGGCCCACGCGCGCGGTGTGAAGCTGATCGGCGCCACCGCGCACTACGTGACGGCCGACCTCGACGAGGGCCCGATCATCGAGCAGGAGGTCGAGCGCGTCGGCCACGAGGTCACGCCCGACCAGCTCGTCGCCATCGGCCGCGACGTGGAGTGCCAGGCGCTGGCCCGCGCGGTGAAGTGGCACAGCGAGCACCGCGTGCTGCTCAACGGCGCGCGCACGGTCGTCTTCGCCTGA